The Leifsonia sp. ZF2019 DNA segment GCCCTCTTCCACGGCTGGCGCCAGGACCCGGACTTCATCCTCAACCAGGACGCCTACCAGGGCGCGACCGTGCTCGTCGCCGGTCCCGACTTCGGCACCGGCTCCTCCCGGGAGCACGCCGTGTGGGCGCTGCGGGACTTCGGCTTCCGGGTCGTCCTGAGCCCCCGGTTCGCCGACATCTTCCGCGGCAATTCCGGCAAGCAGGGCCTGCTCGCCGGGCAGATCACGGAGGAGGACGCGGAGCGCCTCTGGGCGGCCATCGAAGCGCAGCCGGGAATAGCGGCGACGGTGGATCTGGTTGCCAAGACTGCGACGATCGGCCAGGTACAGGTGTCTTTCGACATCGACGATTACACTCGCTGGCGTTTGCTCGAAGGGCTGGACGACATCGCCCTCACCCTGCGTGATGAAGCGCGAATCTCCGAATACGAAAGCGGCCGTGCTGGTTGGCGGCCCAAGACCCTCCCGGTGAAACTTTGAACTCACTTCTTCAGGACGCTCAGGCAGCAGGAGCGCGCGTCGGCCTCAAGGGCGACCGCATCACGATCAACGGCGGCATCCCGCTCCGGGGCCGCATCGAGGTCCGCGGCGCCAAGAACTTCGTCACGAAGGCCATGGTTGCCGCCATCCTGGGCGAAGGCCCCAGCGTCCTGCGGAACGTGCCGGACATCAGCGACGTCCGCGTGGTGCGCGGTCTGCTCGAGGTGCACGGCGTCAAGGTGACCGACGGCGTCGCGGGCGAGCTGCTGCTCGACCCGAGCGCGGTAGAGACGGCCCACATGGCCGACATCGACGCGCACGCCGGGTCGAGCCGCATCCCGATCCTGTTCTGCGGCCCGCTCCTGCACCGCCTGGGCGAGGCGTTCATCCCCGACCTCGGCGGCTGCCGCATCGGCGACCGCCCGATCGACTACCACCTCGAGGTGCTGCGCCAGTTCGGGGCGGTCGTCGACAAGCTGCCGAGCGGCATCCGCATGAGCGCCCCGAACGGCCTCCACGGTGCCAAGCTCGAGCTGCCGTACCCGAGCGTCGGGGCGACGGAGCAGGTGCTGCTCACCGCTGTGCGCGCCGATGGCATCACCGAGCTCAAGGGCGCGGCGATCGAGCCCGAGATCATGGACCTCATCAACGTCCTGCAGAAGATGGGCGCGATCATCTCGGTCGACACCGATCGCGTGATCCGCATCGAGGGCGTCGCGAAGCTCGTCGGCTACAGCCACACCGCGCTGTTCGACCGGAACGAGGCCGCCAGCTGGGCGGCCGCCGCGCTCGCCACGGGCGGCGACGTCTACGTCGGAGGCGCCCGCCAGCCTGAGATGCTGACCTTCCTCAACGTCTTCCGCAAGGTCGGCGGCGCCTTCGAGATCCACGACGACGGCATCCGGTTCTTCCACCCGGGAGGACCGCTGAAGCCCGTCGTGATCGAGACCGACGTGCACCCCGGGTTCATGACCGACTGGCAGCAGCCGCTGGTGGTCGCTCTCGCGAAGGCGGAGGGGGTGTCGATCGTCCACGAGACGGTCTACGAGCAGCGCTTCGGCTTCACCGACGCGCTCATCGACATGGGTGCCAAGATCCAGGTGCACAAGGAGTGCCTCGGCGGCCACGCCTGCCGCTTCGGCCAGCGCAACTTCAACCACTCCGCGGTCATCATGGGCCCGACGGAGCTGAAGGGCGCCGACATCGAGGTCCCCGACCTGCGCGGCGGCTTCAGCCACCTGATCGCGGCGCTGACCGCGGAGGGACGCTCGACCGTCAGCAACGTCGGCATCATCAGCCGCGGGTACGAGAATTTCATCACCAAGCTGGAGCTGCTCGGAGCGGACTTCGTCCTCGAAGGGTGACGGCACGGATAATAGGGATGTGTCCCATCCCGAAGATCCCGCCGTCCCGCGTCCCCCGGTGAAGCGTCAGCGCTCCGAGAAGAGCCGTCCGTCGATCTTCTGGGTCCTGGCGTTCCTCGTCGTGCCGCTGGGCAGTCTGCTCGCGCGGTTCCGTATCGCGGACGGAGCGAAGCTGCCGCGTCACGGCGCGTTCATCGTCGCTCCGAACCACTACAGCGAGATCGACCCGGTGATGATGGGGATGGTGCTGTGGCGGCTCGGCCGACTGCCGCGCTTTCTCGCCAAGGACAGCCTGTTCCGCGTGCCCGTCGTCGGCTGGTTCCTGCGCAAGTCCGGTCAGGTGCCGGTCGCTCGTGGCGGAGCTGCCCGGGGCGCTGCGCCGCTCGACGCCGCGCAGAAGATCATCGACGAAGGGCGCATCGTCGTCGTCTACCCGGAGGGCTCGCTCACGCGTGACCCCGACATGTGGCCGATGCGCGGCAAGACCGGCGCCGCCCGGATGGCGCTGGAGCACGGCATCCCCGTGATCCCGATGGCGCACTGGGGCACGCAGCAGGTGATGGCGCGGTACTCGAAGAAGATCAGCTTCTTCCCGCGCAAGACGATCGACGTGAAGGTCGGCGACCCCGTCGACCTCTCGGCGTTCGAGGGGCGCAGCCTCGACTCCGCGACGCTGGCCGAGGCCACCGCGGTGATCATGGCGGCGATCACCGCCCTGCTCGAGGACCTCCGCGGCGAGAAGGCGCCCGCGCAGCGGTGGGACCCGTCGCAGCACAACCAGAAGGAGACCGGCCGCTTCGATGGCTAGCAAGGCTCGTACCGCACTGCCTCCCGCTCCCCGTCGGATCGCCGTTCTCGGCGCCGGCAGCTGGGGGACCACCTTCGCGAAGATCCTCGCCGACGGCGGGTCCGACGTCGTGCTCTGGGCGCGCCGTCCGGAGCTCGCGCGCGAGATCAACGAGGTCAAGCGCAACAGCGATTACCTCGAGGGCATCAACCTGCCGCGCAACCTGCGGGCGACGTCGAAGCTCGGAGAGGCGCTGCGCGACGCGGAAGTCGTGTTCGTCTCGATCCCGAGCCAGACGCTGCGGGAGAACCTCGCCGCCGTCCAGCCGTACCTCGGCCCGTCCACGATCGTGGTGAGCCTCATGAAGGGCGTCGAGAAGAGCACCGGGTTGCGGATGAGCGAGGTGATCGCCCAGGCCCTCCCGATCGAGGCCGAGCGGATCGCTGTCGCCTCCGGCCCGAACCTCGCGCTCGAGATCGCGCGCGAGCAGCCGACCGCGGCCGTGGTCTCGTCGGTGAGCCTGGAGACGGCGCAGACGGTCGCGATGGCCGCCACCAACCGGTATTTCCGCAGCTTCGTGAACACCGACGTGATCGGCACGGAGTTCGGCGGCGTGCTGAAGAACCTCATCGCCGTGGCGATCGGCATCGTCGACGGTGTCGGCTACGGCGAGAACACCAAGGCCTCGATCATCACGCGCGGGCTGGTCGAGATGACCGACTTCGCCGTGGCGTACGGGGCGGAGGCCCAGACCCTCTCGGGGCTCGCGGGCCTCGGCGACCTGATCGCGACCTGCGAGTCGTCGCTCAGCCGCAACAACACCGCCGGGCGGCTGCTCGGCCAGGGCTACAGCTTCACCGACGTGGTGAAACAGATGAACCAGACTGCGGAGGGGCTGGCCTCGGTCGCCCCCGTGCTGAGCCTGGCGGAGGCGCGCGGCGTGGACATGCCGATCGTGCGGCAGGTGAGCCAGGTGCTCGCCGGAACGCTCGATCCGAAGGACATCGCGCCGCACCTCACGACGGACTCGGACGAGCCGCAAGGCGAAAGGACGACGGATGACGGACACGGCCGCAGTGGCTCTACTCTTCGGGGGGCGTTCAAGCGAGCATTCGATCAGCTGCGCAACGGCGGCCGGGGTCCTCGCGGCGATCGACCGTAGCGCCTACCGCGTCATCCCGATCGGGATCACGCACGACGGCGCCTTCACCCTCCAGCCGGACGACGCCGAGCGGTTCGCGCTCGACGCGGAGGCGCTCCCCGAGGTCGAGGACAACGGCACCCGCGTGCACTGGCCCGAGAGCGCCACGACCCGCGAACTGACCGTCACGCACCCGGACGGCTCGGTGGAGTCCCTCGGCGACGTCGACATCGTGTTCCCGATCCTGCACGGTCCGTGGGGCGAGGACGGAACGGTGCAGGGCCTGCTCGAGCTGGTCGGCCTGCCCTACGTGGGCAGCGGCGTTCTCGCCAGCGCGCTCGGGATGGACAAGCACTTCACGAAGACCGTCCTGCTGCAGGCGGGCATCCCCGTCGCCCCGTGGCAGACCGTGACCGCTCACCGGTGGGGCGCCGCTCCGGAGGCCGTCGAGGCCGAAGCCCGTGACCTCGGGCTTCCCGCGTTCGTCAAGCCGGCGCGGGCGGGGTCGAGCGTCGGCGTGACGAAGGTCAAGGACTGGTCGGAGCTCGCCGCCGCGATCGAGGTTGCCCTCGCCGAAGACGACCGGGTGTTGATCGAGTCGGCCGTCGTCGGCCGTGAGGTGGAGATCGCCGTGCTCGGCGGCCGACCGGGGGAGGCTGCGCGTGCCTCCGTCGCTGGCGAGGTCGTCGTCTCCGGGCGCGACTTCTACGACTTCGCAGCGAAGTACCTCGACGCCCCCGGGATCGACCTGGTCTGCCCGGCCGACCTGAGCGCGGCCGAGCTCGCCGACATGGCCGATCTCGCTGTGCGCGCGTTCGACGCCATCGGGGGAGAGGGCCTGGCACGCGTGGACTTCTTCCTGACCGCGGACGGTTTCGTCGTCAACGAGATCAACACGATGCCGGGCTTCACTCCGATCTCGATGTTCCCGCGCTGCTGGCAGGAGTCGGGGCTGTCGTACCCGGATCTGATCGACGAGCTCATCCAGGTGGCGCTGGCTCGCGCGGCGGCCTGAGCGCCCCGCGCTGCGGTTCGGGACGAACGCTGCGCGGCGCGCGACCGCGGATGTCCCGTGCGACCGCGGTCGCTGCCGTGCGGCGCGCGGGTGGCCTGGCGCGCTGCGGTTCGGGACGAACGCTGCGCGGCGCGCGACCGCGTTCGTCCCGTGCGACCGCGGTCGTCCGGCGGGGCGGCGGATGCCGCTCAGCGGGTGGGCGTGGGCGTCGGCGTCGCTGTGGACCCGTCGGTCGCGCCGTCCGTCGGGGTGAGGCTCGTGTCGAGCGTCGACAGGCACTGCTTGGTCTGCTTGACCGTCGAGACGGCGGAGGCGAACTCGGGCAGCACCGACGAGTCGGACACGCCGGCCACGTGATCGATCACGACCTCCGTCGCGGGGGTGCGGCCGAAGGTCTGATAGACGATCGTCTTGGCGGTCGGGTCCGTCATCAGCACCCAGTCCACGCCGTTGACGTTGACGCACGGCTGGGTGGTCGGCCCGATGTCGGGGACGCCGCAGCGCAGGATGACCGCTGCGGGGTCGCCCCACGCACCGGTGGCCTGCGCGTCCGTGACGCGCTTGTCCTTGTCAGCGACCGTGTCGGGGAGGCGCACGCTGATCTCGGCGCAGCCGGGGTCGTTGGCGTCGGCGCCCGGGTCGAGCGAGACGGTGGGCGCGCATCCGGTCAGGGCGAGCGCGATGGCTCCTGCAGCGAGGACGGAGGCGAGGGCGGTGCGGCGGACGGTCACGATGATTCAGGCTAGCGTTTCCAGACATGGGAATGTCTGAGAGCACGGCGGCCGGTGCGACGATCGGAGAGGTCTCCGAGCGGGAGGCGCTGCGCGGCATCTTTCCCCGCCTCCCCGGGTCGTCGGCCACCCTGGTCGGCCCCGGCGACGACGCGGCTGTGCTCGCCGCCCCCGACGGCCGGTACGTCGTCACGACCGACATGATGGTCCACGGCCCGGATTTCCGGCTCGCCTGGTCGTCGCCGGAGGATCTCGGCTGGAAGGCCGCCGCCACCAATCTCTCCGATGTCGCCGCGATGGGCGCCGTCCCGACCGCGCTGGTGGTGGCCATCGCGGCTCCGGCCGACACTCCCGTCGCCGACCTCGAGGCCATCGCGGACGGGTTCCGCCTGGCGTGCGAGGCACTCGCCCCGGGCTGCGGAGTCGTCGGCGGCGACCTGTCGGTATCGGAGACGATGACCTTCGCCGTGACCGCCTTCGGCGACCTCGAGGGGCGCGCTCCGGTGCTGCGCAGCGGGGCGCGGCCCGGAGACGTGGTCGCGGTGTCCGGGAGGCTGGGAGCGGCCGCTGCGGGACTCCGACTGCTCTTCGACGAGGCCGTCGATGCGTCCGGAGTGCCCGACCGCGATCGGTTCGCTGCCGTCGTGGCCGCGCATCCCGACGCCGTCCGTGCGCAGCTGCGGCCGGAGCCTCCCATCGCCGACGGCCCCCGCGCTGCGGACGCGGGCGCGACCGCCATGCTCGACCTCTCCGACGGCTTGGCGCTCGACGCCCGGCGGGTGGCCGAGGCCAGCGGTGTCGCGATCGATCTCGACCCCGGTCTGCTCGGTGACGACCCGCGCGCCGCCCTCACTGGAGGAGAGGACCACGGCCTGTTCGCCGCCTTCCCGGCCGGCGCAGCGCTTCCCGGCGGCTTCCGCCGGATCGGCGCGGTGCGCGACGGCAGCGGCCTGCTGGTCGCCGGCCGCCCCTTCGACGAGCGCGGCGGCTGGGACCCGTACCTCGAGTGGGACGGCGCAGCCGGCTGACCGCGTCCGCGCGATCACGTTCAGGGGTCGCATCCTGCCGCTCTGCCGGCCGCATTGCGGCAGTTCGCGACCCCCGCGATGCTCGCGGCGGGGGCGTCAGAGCGCGGTGCGGTTCAGCCAGAACAGCGCGGTCTCGCCGTAGTCCTTGCGGCGCGTGAGCTCCAGCCCGTCCGGGAGGGCGGGCTCGCCGTTGCGGGTGCTGCGCTCGACGCAGACGGTGGCGCCGGGCGCGAGAAGAGGGACGAGCGCGGTCAGCACGTCCAGCAGCTCGGCATCGCCCACATCGTAGGGCGGATCGACGAACACGAGGTCGAACGGGCCGGCAGCGCCGGAGAGGTACGACTGCACGCTGGTGGCCCGGACGTCGACGGTCGGACGCGCGGACGCGGGGGCGGCCTTCGTCACGGCCGCGGCGTTGCGGCGGCAGATCTGCGCGGCCGCGGCACCCCGCTCCACGAGGACGACGGAGGAGGCGCCCCGGCTGGCGGCCTCGAGACCGAGGGCGCCCGAGCCGGCGAACAGGTCGAGCACCCGCGCGCCGTGCACCTCGCCGCGCGCGTCGAGCGCCGAGAAGGCGGCCTCGCGCACGCGGTCGCTCGTCGGGCGGGTGCCGCTCTTCGGCACCTGGAGGGTGAGGGAGCCGGCGAAACCGGAGACGATGCGGGTCATGGCACACCGAGCCTAGCGGCACGGGATACCACCATCGCGCACTGGTCTTCGCCGGGCGACGGCACCAAGATAGGGGCCATGGTGGAGCGCCTCGAACAACCCGAGCTCGACGCGTTGTGGGACGTCGACGACCCGGTCGGCTCGGCGGAGCGGATCGCGGCGGCGGCGTCGCGACCCGACCGTCCCGAGCTTGTCCGTGCTGAGCTGCAGACCCAGCGGGCGCGGGCGTTCGGCCTGCAGGGCCGTTTCGCCGAGGCGGACGCCCTGCTGGCGTCACTGGAGCCTGCCACGGGCATCCTCCACGTGCGGATCGTGCTGGAACGCGGGCGCCTGCTCAACACCGAGGGACGCCATGCCGAGGCGGTCGAGATGTTCCAGGAGGCGCTGCAGGCCGCCCGGCGGGAGGGTGACGTCTTCCTCGCCGTCGACGCCGCGCACATGCTCGCGATCGCCGACCCCGCGCGCGGCGAGCAGTGGACGGAGGAGGCCGACGCCGAGCTGGCCGCGACGACGGATCCGCGCATCCTCCGCTGGCGCGTCGCGCTCCGCAACAACCGCGGCTGGTCGTTGCTGGAGGAGGGGGACGCGGAAGCCGCTCTGCGCGAATTCGACCGGGCTCTGGAGGCCGCTGTGGAGTACGGGACCCCCGATCAGCGGTTCGCCGCGCGCTGGGCGGTCGCCCGTGCGCTCCGCAGCGCCGGTCGCGCGGAGGAGGCGCTCGAGCTGCAGCGACGGCTCGCCGAGGAGCGTCCCGAGGATCCGTATGTCGTCGCCGAGCTCGCCGCGCTGACGGGGGCAGCGCCTACGATCGAACCATGACCAACGCCTCCGCCCCGGCTGCCGAGGGCGCGATCACGCTCGACTCGCGGCTCGCCGGCGTGCTCGGCGGGCGCACGGCCTCCGCGTTCGAGAAGGCGTTCGGGATGCGCACCGTGGGCGACCTCCTGCACCACTTTCCGCGCCGGTACGCGCGCCGTGGCGAGCTGACGGCGCTCGCCAATCTGCCGCTGGACGAGAACGTCACGATCATCGCCGAGGTGCTCCGCGTGCAAGAGCGGTCCATGCGGGCGCGCCGGGGATCGATCCTCGAGGTGAAGATCTCCGATGGCGAGGGGATCCTGACGCTGACGTTCTTCAACCAGTCCTGGCGCTCGAAGGATCTCGTGCCGGGCGTGCGCGGCATCTTCGCAGGCAAGGTCTCTGCCTACCGCGGGGCGCTCCAGCTGGCGCACCCCGACTACGAGCTCTTCGAGCCCGACTCCGAGAACGCGGTGGCACCCGGGAGCGCCGCGGCGACGTCGTGGGCGCAGACGCCCATCCCGATCTACCCGGCGACCGGCACGGTCGCGAGCTGGCAGGTGCAGAAGGCCGTCGAACTCGCGCTCGACGCCCTGGACACCGCGCCCGACCCCGTGCCGGCCTCCATCGCGGCCGAACGCGGTCTGCTGTCGTACCGCGACGCGCTCGAGGGCATCCACCGTCCGCAGAAGGACGCGCAGTGGCAGCGGGCGCGCGACGCCCTGCGCTTCCAGGAGGCGTTCGTCCTGCAGGCGGCGCTGCTGCAGCAACGCGCCGCGGCGCGCACGGTCCCGTCGACGCCGCGGCGCGCCGAGCCAGGAGGCCTCCTCGAGCGGTTCGACGCGGCCCTGCCGTTCTCGCTGACCGATGACCAGGCACTGGTCGGCTCGGAGATCACGGCCGACCTGGCCAGCACCGCCG contains these protein-coding regions:
- a CDS encoding lysophospholipid acyltransferase family protein — protein: MSHPEDPAVPRPPVKRQRSEKSRPSIFWVLAFLVVPLGSLLARFRIADGAKLPRHGAFIVAPNHYSEIDPVMMGMVLWRLGRLPRFLAKDSLFRVPVVGWFLRKSGQVPVARGGAARGAAPLDAAQKIIDEGRIVVVYPEGSLTRDPDMWPMRGKTGAARMALEHGIPVIPMAHWGTQQVMARYSKKISFFPRKTIDVKVGDPVDLSAFEGRSLDSATLAEATAVIMAAITALLEDLRGEKAPAQRWDPSQHNQKETGRFDG
- the rsmD gene encoding 16S rRNA (guanine(966)-N(2))-methyltransferase RsmD; its protein translation is MTRIVSGFAGSLTLQVPKSGTRPTSDRVREAAFSALDARGEVHGARVLDLFAGSGALGLEAASRGASSVVLVERGAAAAQICRRNAAAVTKAAPASARPTVDVRATSVQSYLSGAAGPFDLVFVDPPYDVGDAELLDVLTALVPLLAPGATVCVERSTRNGEPALPDGLELTRRKDYGETALFWLNRTAL
- the murA gene encoding UDP-N-acetylglucosamine 1-carboxyvinyltransferase translates to MNSLLQDAQAAGARVGLKGDRITINGGIPLRGRIEVRGAKNFVTKAMVAAILGEGPSVLRNVPDISDVRVVRGLLEVHGVKVTDGVAGELLLDPSAVETAHMADIDAHAGSSRIPILFCGPLLHRLGEAFIPDLGGCRIGDRPIDYHLEVLRQFGAVVDKLPSGIRMSAPNGLHGAKLELPYPSVGATEQVLLTAVRADGITELKGAAIEPEIMDLINVLQKMGAIISVDTDRVIRIEGVAKLVGYSHTALFDRNEAASWAAAALATGGDVYVGGARQPEMLTFLNVFRKVGGAFEIHDDGIRFFHPGGPLKPVVIETDVHPGFMTDWQQPLVVALAKAEGVSIVHETVYEQRFGFTDALIDMGAKIQVHKECLGGHACRFGQRNFNHSAVIMGPTELKGADIEVPDLRGGFSHLIAALTAEGRSTVSNVGIISRGYENFITKLELLGADFVLEG
- a CDS encoding NAD(P)H-dependent glycerol-3-phosphate dehydrogenase, coding for MASKARTALPPAPRRIAVLGAGSWGTTFAKILADGGSDVVLWARRPELAREINEVKRNSDYLEGINLPRNLRATSKLGEALRDAEVVFVSIPSQTLRENLAAVQPYLGPSTIVVSLMKGVEKSTGLRMSEVIAQALPIEAERIAVASGPNLALEIAREQPTAAVVSSVSLETAQTVAMAATNRYFRSFVNTDVIGTEFGGVLKNLIAVAIGIVDGVGYGENTKASIITRGLVEMTDFAVAYGAEAQTLSGLAGLGDLIATCESSLSRNNTAGRLLGQGYSFTDVVKQMNQTAEGLASVAPVLSLAEARGVDMPIVRQVSQVLAGTLDPKDIAPHLTTDSDEPQGERTTDDGHGRSGSTLRGAFKRAFDQLRNGGRGPRGDRP
- the thiL gene encoding thiamine-phosphate kinase produces the protein MGMSESTAAGATIGEVSEREALRGIFPRLPGSSATLVGPGDDAAVLAAPDGRYVVTTDMMVHGPDFRLAWSSPEDLGWKAAATNLSDVAAMGAVPTALVVAIAAPADTPVADLEAIADGFRLACEALAPGCGVVGGDLSVSETMTFAVTAFGDLEGRAPVLRSGARPGDVVAVSGRLGAAAAGLRLLFDEAVDASGVPDRDRFAAVVAAHPDAVRAQLRPEPPIADGPRAADAGATAMLDLSDGLALDARRVAEASGVAIDLDPGLLGDDPRAALTGGEDHGLFAAFPAGAALPGGFRRIGAVRDGSGLLVAGRPFDERGGWDPYLEWDGAAG
- a CDS encoding DUF3515 family protein; the encoded protein is MTVRRTALASVLAAGAIALALTGCAPTVSLDPGADANDPGCAEISVRLPDTVADKDKRVTDAQATGAWGDPAAVILRCGVPDIGPTTQPCVNVNGVDWVLMTDPTAKTIVYQTFGRTPATEVVIDHVAGVSDSSVLPEFASAVSTVKQTKQCLSTLDTSLTPTDGATDGSTATPTPTPTR
- a CDS encoding D-alanine--D-alanine ligase family protein, with amino-acid sequence MTDTAAVALLFGGRSSEHSISCATAAGVLAAIDRSAYRVIPIGITHDGAFTLQPDDAERFALDAEALPEVEDNGTRVHWPESATTRELTVTHPDGSVESLGDVDIVFPILHGPWGEDGTVQGLLELVGLPYVGSGVLASALGMDKHFTKTVLLQAGIPVAPWQTVTAHRWGAAPEAVEAEARDLGLPAFVKPARAGSSVGVTKVKDWSELAAAIEVALAEDDRVLIESAVVGREVEIAVLGGRPGEAARASVAGEVVVSGRDFYDFAAKYLDAPGIDLVCPADLSAAELADMADLAVRAFDAIGGEGLARVDFFLTADGFVVNEINTMPGFTPISMFPRCWQESGLSYPDLIDELIQVALARAAA
- the leuD gene encoding 3-isopropylmalate dehydratase small subunit — its product is MEKFETVTGVAVPLRRSNVDTDQIIPAVFLKRVTKTGFEDALFHGWRQDPDFILNQDAYQGATVLVAGPDFGTGSSREHAVWALRDFGFRVVLSPRFADIFRGNSGKQGLLAGQITEEDAERLWAAIEAQPGIAATVDLVAKTATIGQVQVSFDIDDYTRWRLLEGLDDIALTLRDEARISEYESGRAGWRPKTLPVKL